The Megachile rotundata isolate GNS110a chromosome 3, iyMegRotu1, whole genome shotgun sequence genome includes a window with the following:
- the Ae2 gene encoding anion exchange protein Ae2 isoform X5, with the protein MENTRRKLSFLGFGKRVSVDGHGAETGPELDEEMEKVFAMDTGEKFDVARLGSPSESAGSDRDRDRDRDRDRDRGPPPRYGDRDFNQHRKRSYPHPHMPLKSIRSRSMRRHLSSLGYREGSTAAEAGQEEENGQVQTGNGSGPEGDVMDNGLSSSTTHDADEETAEETENVVSSESEAPISERAASGFSDSPSIGSPRVQFEQIKEEEVPPLKNDEATNESTPGTHEEDRKCRRHQKHEHKRHHHKSRKYSLQEDPQWRKRSGAGLPDGAGVLARRVSVQPEEASTLQELDIDDLESHRSDDPRGMRRHKAAHSTVQIGRKKEGGIPHDTFKKMYDHSPHEVFVQLDELHGLGEDREWRETARWIKYEEDVEEGADRWGRPHVASLSFHSLLNLRRCLETGVVLLDLEEKDLPGLAYRVVEQMVVEELILPEDRPVVMRALLLRHRHVHDHDRGFRFGGKRNYSSYTSLQSVFLEEEEAAREASENHVTQHNLNDTKPKILSSNLALDSNHTVIDMKEEITFTSSNEDLKKSHNDYILKRIPAGAEATVVLVGAVDFLDQPTIAFVRLAEGVFIPSITEVTIPVRFMFTLLGPRNADLDYHEIGRSIATLMANTSFHKVAYKANERRELLSAINEFLDDSIVLPPGDWERQALLPFNELKAKSEAIRQRKAKALEEKSKPVQSEAAATKALLAGEGEKKPPDGDDPLRRTKRPFGGLINDIKRRYPFYLSDFTDGLSSSCLAAAIFMYFAALCTAITFGGLMSDKTHNIIGISETLISGSWTGVVMALFSTQPLVIIGTTGPLLLFDESLYNFCLANELEFLTVRVYVGAWMGIIALAIACVEGSVLVRLFTRFTEEIFTGLISILYIVETFIKLYNYFVKNPLLEEYSFIPENNLTLYQEPINVTEMKVVSPETGETVVIPLEEPQILIPAYNVAGLLINQPNTALMCTILCLGTFLGAYYLRIFRNSHYLGRSARRAFGDFGVPISIIVFALIDYLAKVKTEKLLVPEGLSPTLPGRDWIVSPAGLQKPIPLWMAMACIVPALLVYILVFMETQISELIIDKKERKLRKGNGYHMDIVVVCLMNVGCGLMGAPWCCAASVRSLTHVSAVTVMSRTHAPGDKPHIVEVKEQRVSALLVAILIGVSVLMAPLLRRVPMSVLLGVFLYMGISSTTGVQLFDRVKLFFMPVKHHGTANYVRRVQTYKMHIFTLIQIMCLVILWIVKSTRAALAFPFFLILMIPLRAQMSHFFTAAELRALDSKGSEHESTEDEPDFYEEAPLPG; encoded by the exons ATGGAGAACACCAGGAGGAAACTGTCCTTCCTCGGCTTCGGCAAGAGGGTATCG GTCGACGGTCATGGCGCGGAAACGGGACCGGAACTCGACGAGGAGATGGAGAAGGTATTCGCGATGGACACCGGAGAAAAATTCGACGTAGCCCGACTCGGTTCACCTTCCGAATCAGCGGGATCCGATCGAGATCGAGACCGAGATCGCGATCGAGATCGAGATCGAGGCCCACCACCACGATATGGAGATCGCGACTTCAATC AGCACCGAAAAAGAAGTTACCCTCATCCGCATATGCCCTTAAAAAGTATTCGTTCCAGATCTATGCGACGGCACCTTTCATC GCTCGGTTACAGGGAAGGATCCACAGCAGCGGAAGCTGGCCAAGAAGAGGAGAACGGTCAAGTACAAACAGGAAATGGCAGTGGACCGGAAGGAGACGTTATGGACAACGGACTGTCCTCCAGCACCACGCACGACGCGGACGAAGAAACTGCTGAAGAAACGGAGAACGTGGTCAGCAGCGAGAGCGAGGCACCGATTTCAGAAAGGGCTGCTTCCGGTTTCAGCGACAGTCCCAGCATCGGCAGCCCGCGGGTACAATTCGAGCAGATCAAGGAAGAAGAAGTGCCTCCTCTGAAGAACGACGAGGCAACGAACGAGAGTACACCCGGAACTCACGAAGAAGACCGAAAGTGTCGAAGACATCAGAAACACGAGCACAA AAGACATCACCACAAGTCCAGGAAATATTCGTTGCAAGAGGACCCGCAATGGAGAAAACGATCGGGAGCGGGTCTCCCGGATGGCGCGGGTGTTTTGGCGAGGAGGGTCAGCGTGCAGCCGGAAGAGGCGAGCACTTTGCAGGAGCTGGACATAGACGACCTGGAGTCGCACAGAAGCGACGATCCCCGGGGGATGAGACGGCACAAAGCTGCTCATTCGACGGTGCAGATCGGCCGCAAAAAAGAGGGTGGCATACCCCATGACACCTTCAAGAAGATGTACGACCACTCCCCGCACGAGGTGTTCGTCCAGCTGGACGAGCTGCACGGGTTGGGAGAGGATCGAGAGTGGAGAGAAACGGCTAGATGGATCAAATACGAGGAGGACGTCGAGGAAGGCGCGGACAGATGGGGCAGGCCCCACGTTGCCTCCTTGAGCTTCCACTCGCTGCTGAATCTTCGACGATGTTTAGAGACCGGGGTGGTTCTTCTGGATCTGGAGGAAAAGGATCTTCCGGGACTGGCGTACAGAGTAGTCGAGCAAATGGTGGTCGAGGAACTGATTCTTCCGGAGGACAGACCCGTGGTGATGAGAGCTCTTCTTCTTAGGCACAGACACGTTCACGACCACGATCGTGGGTTCCGGTTTGGAGGCAAACGGAACTATTCCAGCTACACCAGTCTACAG TCCGTCTTTCTGGAGGAAGAAGAAGCTGCGCGGGAAGCCTCTGAGAACCATGTAACCCAACAT AACTTGAACGACACGAAACCGAAGATCTTATCTTCGAACTTGGCCTTGGACAGCAATCACACCGTAATCGACATGAAGGAGGAGATCACGTTCACGAGCAGCAACGAAGATTTGAAGAAAAGCCACAACGATTACATTCTGAAAAGGATCCCGGCTGGTGCCGAGGCTACGGTCGTATTAGTCGGTGCCGTTGATTTTCTGGACCAACCAACGATCGCTTTCGTGAGACTGGCCGAGGGTGTattcattccatcgatcacggAAGTCACGATACCAGTAAGATTCATGTTCACGTTGCTGGGGCCAAGGAACGCTGATCTAGATTATCACGAAATCGGTAGATCGATCGCCACGCTGATGGCCAATACGTCGTTCCATAAAGTCGCTTACAAAGCTAACGAGAGGCGCGAGCTTCTGTCCGCGATCAACGAATTCCTGGACGACTCGATCGTTTTGCCTCCCGGCGACTGGGAACGACAAGCGTTACTGCCGTTCAACGAGCTGAAGGCGAAAAGCGAGGCGATCAGGCAACGAAAGGCTAAGGCGCTCGAGGAAAAGAGTAAACCAGTTCAGAGCGAGGCTGCTGCCACAAAAG CTCTTCTCGCCGGCGAAGGAGAGAAGAAACCTCCCGACGGCGACGATCCTCTACGCAGAACGAAGCGTCCGTTCGGTGGCCTCATCAACGATATCAAAAGACGCTACCCCTTCTATTTGTCCGACTTCACCGATGGGTTGAGTTCCTCTTGCCTGGCAGCGGCCATTTTCATGTACTTTGCTGCTCTCTGTACAGCCATAACTTTCGGTGGTCTGATGAGCGACAAAACGCACAACATTATCGGTATATCGGAAACGCTGATTTCCGGATCTTGGACCGGAGTAGTGATGGCACTCTTCTCTACTCAGCCTCTGGTCATTATCGGTACGACCGGCCCCCTCTTGTTGTTCGACGAGAGTTTGTACAACTTCTGTCTAGCCAACGAACTGGAGTTCTTAACCGTGAGGGTGTACGTTGGCGCGTGGATGGGGATCATCGCTTTGGCCATCGCGTGCGTCGAGGGATCTGTGCTGGTCAGACTGTTCACCCGTTTCACCGAGGAAATCTTTACCGGATTAATTTCCATACTCTACATCGTCGAGACTTTTATCAAATTGTACAATTACTTCGTGAAGAATCCACTGCTCGAGGAGTATAGCTTTATTCCTGAAAATAACCTGACATTATACCAAGAACCTATCAACGTAACCGAGATGAAGGTCGTTTCCCCTGAAACCGGTGAAACGGTCGTTATTCCATTAGAGGAACCTCAGATTTTGATACCGGCTTACAACGTTGCTGGACTGCTGATCAATCAACCGAACACCGCTCTCATGTGCACCATCCTGTGTCTCGGTACTTTCCTTGGCGCTTATTACCTGCGTATCTTCCGTAACAGTCATTATCTCGGACGAAGCGCCAGAAGAGCTTTCGGTGACTTTGGTGTTCCGATTAGTATCATCGTATTTGCACTGATCGACTATCTGGCCAAAGTAAAGACGGAGAAGTTGCTGGTCCCGGAAGGACTGTCGCCAACTCTGCCTGGAAGAGATTGGATCGTCTCACCCGCTGGTCTACAGAAACCGATCCCATTATGGATGGCCATGGCTTGCATCGTGCCAGCGTTATTGGTTTACATTCTCGTTTTCATGGAAACTCAGATCTCCGA GCTAATCATCGACAAGAAAGAGCGAAAACTGCGAAAAGGTAACGGCTACCACATGGATATAGTGGTGGTGTGTTTGATGAACGTTGGCTGTGGTTTAATGGGCGCTCCATGGTGCTGTGCCGCCTCGGTCAGATCACTGACACACGTCTCAGCGGTGACAGTAATGTCTCGCACTCACGCTCCCGGTGACAAACCACACATCGTCGAAGTGAAAGAGCAAAGGGTGAGCGCGTTGTTGGTCGCCATATTGATTGGCGTGAGCGTGTTGATGGCGCCACTGTTGCGTCGTGTACCAATGTCCGTCCTTCTGGGAGTGTTCCTCTACATGGGTATCTCCTCGACTACCGGCGTGCAGCTGTTCGATCGTGTCAAGTTATTCTTCATGCCAGTCAAACACCATGGAACGGCCAATTACGTTCGACGCGTGCAGACCTATAAGATGCACATCTTCACCCTCATACAGATCATGTGCCTGGTCATACTGTGGATCGTAAAGAGCACCAGGGCGGCCTTGGCGTTTCCGTTCTTCCTGATTCTCATGATACCTCTGCGGGCTCAGATGAGCCACTTTTTTACCGCGGCCGAGCTACGGGCACTCGACAGCAAAGGATCGGAACACGAAAGCACAGAGGACGAGCCAGATTTTTACGAGGAAGCTCCGTTACCTGGTTAG
- the Ae2 gene encoding anion exchange protein Ae2 isoform X6 yields MENTRRKLSFLGFGKRVSVDGHGAETGPELDEEMEKVFAMDTGEKFDVARLGSPSESAGSDRDRDRDRDRDRDRGPPPRYGDRDFNQHRKRSYPHPHMPLKSIRSRSMRRHLSSEGSTAAEAGQEEENGQVQTGNGSGPEGDVMDNGLSSSTTHDADEETAEETENVVSSESEAPISERAASGFSDSPSIGSPRVQFEQIKEEEVPPLKNDEATNESTPGTHEEDRKCRRHQKHEHKRHHHKSRKYSLQEDPQWRKRSGAGLPDGAGVLARRVSVQPEEASTLQELDIDDLESHRSDDPRGMRRHKAAHSTVQIGRKKEGGIPHDTFKKMYDHSPHEVFVQLDELHGLGEDREWRETARWIKYEEDVEEGADRWGRPHVASLSFHSLLNLRRCLETGVVLLDLEEKDLPGLAYRVVEQMVVEELILPEDRPVVMRALLLRHRHVHDHDRGFRFGGKRNYSSYTSLQSVFLEEEEAAREASENHVTQHNLNDTKPKILSSNLALDSNHTVIDMKEEITFTSSNEDLKKSHNDYILKRIPAGAEATVVLVGAVDFLDQPTIAFVRLAEGVFIPSITEVTIPVRFMFTLLGPRNADLDYHEIGRSIATLMANTSFHKVAYKANERRELLSAINEFLDDSIVLPPGDWERQALLPFNELKAKSEAIRQRKAKALEEKSKPVQSEAAATKALLAGEGEKKPPDGDDPLRRTKRPFGGLINDIKRRYPFYLSDFTDGLSSSCLAAAIFMYFAALCTAITFGGLMSDKTHNIIGISETLISGSWTGVVMALFSTQPLVIIGTTGPLLLFDESLYNFCLANELEFLTVRVYVGAWMGIIALAIACVEGSVLVRLFTRFTEEIFTGLISILYIVETFIKLYNYFVKNPLLEEYSFIPENNLTLYQEPINVTEMKVVSPETGETVVIPLEEPQILIPAYNVAGLLINQPNTALMCTILCLGTFLGAYYLRIFRNSHYLGRSARRAFGDFGVPISIIVFALIDYLAKVKTEKLLVPEGLSPTLPGRDWIVSPAGLQKPIPLWMAMACIVPALLVYILVFMETQISELIIDKKERKLRKGNGYHMDIVVVCLMNVGCGLMGAPWCCAASVRSLTHVSAVTVMSRTHAPGDKPHIVEVKEQRVSALLVAILIGVSVLMAPLLRRVPMSVLLGVFLYMGISSTTGVQLFDRVKLFFMPVKHHGTANYVRRVQTYKMHIFTLIQIMCLVILWIVKSTRAALAFPFFLILMIPLRAQMSHFFTAAELRALDSKGSEHESTEDEPDFYEEAPLPG; encoded by the exons ATGGAGAACACCAGGAGGAAACTGTCCTTCCTCGGCTTCGGCAAGAGGGTATCG GTCGACGGTCATGGCGCGGAAACGGGACCGGAACTCGACGAGGAGATGGAGAAGGTATTCGCGATGGACACCGGAGAAAAATTCGACGTAGCCCGACTCGGTTCACCTTCCGAATCAGCGGGATCCGATCGAGATCGAGACCGAGATCGCGATCGAGATCGAGATCGAGGCCCACCACCACGATATGGAGATCGCGACTTCAATC AGCACCGAAAAAGAAGTTACCCTCATCCGCATATGCCCTTAAAAAGTATTCGTTCCAGATCTATGCGACGGCACCTTTCATC GGAAGGATCCACAGCAGCGGAAGCTGGCCAAGAAGAGGAGAACGGTCAAGTACAAACAGGAAATGGCAGTGGACCGGAAGGAGACGTTATGGACAACGGACTGTCCTCCAGCACCACGCACGACGCGGACGAAGAAACTGCTGAAGAAACGGAGAACGTGGTCAGCAGCGAGAGCGAGGCACCGATTTCAGAAAGGGCTGCTTCCGGTTTCAGCGACAGTCCCAGCATCGGCAGCCCGCGGGTACAATTCGAGCAGATCAAGGAAGAAGAAGTGCCTCCTCTGAAGAACGACGAGGCAACGAACGAGAGTACACCCGGAACTCACGAAGAAGACCGAAAGTGTCGAAGACATCAGAAACACGAGCACAA AAGACATCACCACAAGTCCAGGAAATATTCGTTGCAAGAGGACCCGCAATGGAGAAAACGATCGGGAGCGGGTCTCCCGGATGGCGCGGGTGTTTTGGCGAGGAGGGTCAGCGTGCAGCCGGAAGAGGCGAGCACTTTGCAGGAGCTGGACATAGACGACCTGGAGTCGCACAGAAGCGACGATCCCCGGGGGATGAGACGGCACAAAGCTGCTCATTCGACGGTGCAGATCGGCCGCAAAAAAGAGGGTGGCATACCCCATGACACCTTCAAGAAGATGTACGACCACTCCCCGCACGAGGTGTTCGTCCAGCTGGACGAGCTGCACGGGTTGGGAGAGGATCGAGAGTGGAGAGAAACGGCTAGATGGATCAAATACGAGGAGGACGTCGAGGAAGGCGCGGACAGATGGGGCAGGCCCCACGTTGCCTCCTTGAGCTTCCACTCGCTGCTGAATCTTCGACGATGTTTAGAGACCGGGGTGGTTCTTCTGGATCTGGAGGAAAAGGATCTTCCGGGACTGGCGTACAGAGTAGTCGAGCAAATGGTGGTCGAGGAACTGATTCTTCCGGAGGACAGACCCGTGGTGATGAGAGCTCTTCTTCTTAGGCACAGACACGTTCACGACCACGATCGTGGGTTCCGGTTTGGAGGCAAACGGAACTATTCCAGCTACACCAGTCTACAG TCCGTCTTTCTGGAGGAAGAAGAAGCTGCGCGGGAAGCCTCTGAGAACCATGTAACCCAACAT AACTTGAACGACACGAAACCGAAGATCTTATCTTCGAACTTGGCCTTGGACAGCAATCACACCGTAATCGACATGAAGGAGGAGATCACGTTCACGAGCAGCAACGAAGATTTGAAGAAAAGCCACAACGATTACATTCTGAAAAGGATCCCGGCTGGTGCCGAGGCTACGGTCGTATTAGTCGGTGCCGTTGATTTTCTGGACCAACCAACGATCGCTTTCGTGAGACTGGCCGAGGGTGTattcattccatcgatcacggAAGTCACGATACCAGTAAGATTCATGTTCACGTTGCTGGGGCCAAGGAACGCTGATCTAGATTATCACGAAATCGGTAGATCGATCGCCACGCTGATGGCCAATACGTCGTTCCATAAAGTCGCTTACAAAGCTAACGAGAGGCGCGAGCTTCTGTCCGCGATCAACGAATTCCTGGACGACTCGATCGTTTTGCCTCCCGGCGACTGGGAACGACAAGCGTTACTGCCGTTCAACGAGCTGAAGGCGAAAAGCGAGGCGATCAGGCAACGAAAGGCTAAGGCGCTCGAGGAAAAGAGTAAACCAGTTCAGAGCGAGGCTGCTGCCACAAAAG CTCTTCTCGCCGGCGAAGGAGAGAAGAAACCTCCCGACGGCGACGATCCTCTACGCAGAACGAAGCGTCCGTTCGGTGGCCTCATCAACGATATCAAAAGACGCTACCCCTTCTATTTGTCCGACTTCACCGATGGGTTGAGTTCCTCTTGCCTGGCAGCGGCCATTTTCATGTACTTTGCTGCTCTCTGTACAGCCATAACTTTCGGTGGTCTGATGAGCGACAAAACGCACAACATTATCGGTATATCGGAAACGCTGATTTCCGGATCTTGGACCGGAGTAGTGATGGCACTCTTCTCTACTCAGCCTCTGGTCATTATCGGTACGACCGGCCCCCTCTTGTTGTTCGACGAGAGTTTGTACAACTTCTGTCTAGCCAACGAACTGGAGTTCTTAACCGTGAGGGTGTACGTTGGCGCGTGGATGGGGATCATCGCTTTGGCCATCGCGTGCGTCGAGGGATCTGTGCTGGTCAGACTGTTCACCCGTTTCACCGAGGAAATCTTTACCGGATTAATTTCCATACTCTACATCGTCGAGACTTTTATCAAATTGTACAATTACTTCGTGAAGAATCCACTGCTCGAGGAGTATAGCTTTATTCCTGAAAATAACCTGACATTATACCAAGAACCTATCAACGTAACCGAGATGAAGGTCGTTTCCCCTGAAACCGGTGAAACGGTCGTTATTCCATTAGAGGAACCTCAGATTTTGATACCGGCTTACAACGTTGCTGGACTGCTGATCAATCAACCGAACACCGCTCTCATGTGCACCATCCTGTGTCTCGGTACTTTCCTTGGCGCTTATTACCTGCGTATCTTCCGTAACAGTCATTATCTCGGACGAAGCGCCAGAAGAGCTTTCGGTGACTTTGGTGTTCCGATTAGTATCATCGTATTTGCACTGATCGACTATCTGGCCAAAGTAAAGACGGAGAAGTTGCTGGTCCCGGAAGGACTGTCGCCAACTCTGCCTGGAAGAGATTGGATCGTCTCACCCGCTGGTCTACAGAAACCGATCCCATTATGGATGGCCATGGCTTGCATCGTGCCAGCGTTATTGGTTTACATTCTCGTTTTCATGGAAACTCAGATCTCCGA GCTAATCATCGACAAGAAAGAGCGAAAACTGCGAAAAGGTAACGGCTACCACATGGATATAGTGGTGGTGTGTTTGATGAACGTTGGCTGTGGTTTAATGGGCGCTCCATGGTGCTGTGCCGCCTCGGTCAGATCACTGACACACGTCTCAGCGGTGACAGTAATGTCTCGCACTCACGCTCCCGGTGACAAACCACACATCGTCGAAGTGAAAGAGCAAAGGGTGAGCGCGTTGTTGGTCGCCATATTGATTGGCGTGAGCGTGTTGATGGCGCCACTGTTGCGTCGTGTACCAATGTCCGTCCTTCTGGGAGTGTTCCTCTACATGGGTATCTCCTCGACTACCGGCGTGCAGCTGTTCGATCGTGTCAAGTTATTCTTCATGCCAGTCAAACACCATGGAACGGCCAATTACGTTCGACGCGTGCAGACCTATAAGATGCACATCTTCACCCTCATACAGATCATGTGCCTGGTCATACTGTGGATCGTAAAGAGCACCAGGGCGGCCTTGGCGTTTCCGTTCTTCCTGATTCTCATGATACCTCTGCGGGCTCAGATGAGCCACTTTTTTACCGCGGCCGAGCTACGGGCACTCGACAGCAAAGGATCGGAACACGAAAGCACAGAGGACGAGCCAGATTTTTACGAGGAAGCTCCGTTACCTGGTTAG